A stretch of the Planctomycetota bacterium genome encodes the following:
- a CDS encoding phosphoribosylaminoimidazolesuccinocarboxamide synthase, giving the protein MRPVVRETRLEGLTARRGKVRDVYDLGKRILIVATDRISAYDVVMPTGIPDKGRVLTQLSLWWFEFLSDVTANHVVTSDMGRMPQAVRAHADVLEGRSMLCRKADVFPVECVVRGYLAGSGWREYEAEGTISGRRLPKGLAQCDPLPEPIFTPATKADSGHDENISFDQAAGIIGKKAATVLRDRSLAVYRKAADYARERGILIADTKFEWGEADGEIILVDEVLTPDSSRFWPADSYEPGHDQPSFDKQYLRNWLDTLDWNKTPPGPELPDDIVSNTRARYVEAYERLTGKRFE; this is encoded by the coding sequence ATGAGACCGGTTGTCCGCGAAACCCGCCTCGAAGGCCTCACGGCTCGCCGAGGAAAGGTCCGCGATGTGTACGACCTGGGGAAGCGGATCCTCATCGTCGCGACCGACCGCATCAGCGCCTACGACGTCGTCATGCCGACCGGCATCCCCGACAAGGGACGCGTCCTCACGCAACTCAGCCTGTGGTGGTTCGAGTTTCTGTCGGACGTGACGGCCAACCACGTCGTCACGAGCGACATGGGCCGGATGCCCCAGGCCGTCCGCGCCCATGCCGATGTGCTCGAAGGCCGCTCGATGCTGTGCAGAAAAGCGGACGTCTTTCCCGTCGAGTGCGTCGTGCGAGGGTATCTGGCGGGGTCGGGCTGGCGGGAATACGAGGCCGAGGGCACGATCTCAGGGAGGCGGCTGCCGAAGGGCCTCGCGCAGTGCGACCCCCTGCCGGAGCCGATCTTCACCCCGGCCACCAAGGCCGACAGCGGACACGACGAGAACATTTCGTTCGACCAGGCGGCGGGAATCATCGGCAAGAAGGCGGCGACGGTGTTGCGGGACCGGAGCCTCGCGGTTTACCGGAAGGCCGCCGACTACGCCCGCGAGCGAGGCATCCTCATCGCGGACACGAAGTTCGAATGGGGCGAAGCCGACGGCGAAATCATCCTGGTGGACGAAGTTCTGACGCCGGACTCGTCGCGATTCTGGCCGGCCGACTCCTACGAGCCGGGCCACGACCAGCCGAGTTTCGACAAGCAGTACCTGCGCAACTGGCTCGACACGCTGGATTGGAACAAGACGCCGCCCGGACCCGAACTGCCGGACGACATCGTCTCGAACACCCGCGCGCGGTACGTCGAGGCGTACGAGCGGCTGACGGGGAAACGGTTCGAGTAG
- the aroC gene encoding chorismate synthase, protein MVVRTAGESHGPAIVALVEGFPAGVAVDVARIDADLARRQGGYGRSERQKIEKDRVEILAGVRQGRTLGSPIILVIRNRDARLEEAPPLLRPRPGHADLAGALKYLEPDMRNILERASARETAGRVAAGALAKGLLAEFGIGVLAYVVRIGPAAAKAPDRLDECRKCRDKSDLYSPDPKADARMKAAIDEARAAGDTLGGIIECVATGLMPGLGSHVQWTRKLDGRLARAVMSIQAIKGVEIGLGFAAGERPGSQVHDPIFFDASQREGPGLGFVRPTNGAGGLEGGMTTGQPLVLRAAMKPIATLKTPLASVNLKTKAPEPAAYERSDVCAVPAASVIVEAVVATELAAALVEKFGGDTLREMKASYEAWRRAALEL, encoded by the coding sequence CTGGTGGTGCGAACGGCGGGCGAATCCCATGGGCCGGCGATTGTGGCGCTCGTCGAAGGGTTTCCCGCGGGTGTCGCGGTGGACGTCGCGCGCATCGACGCGGACCTGGCGCGCCGGCAGGGAGGTTACGGGCGGAGCGAGCGACAGAAAATCGAAAAGGACCGCGTCGAGATTCTGGCGGGGGTGCGGCAAGGGCGGACGCTCGGCAGCCCTATCATTCTGGTGATCCGCAACCGGGACGCGCGGCTCGAGGAAGCACCGCCACTCTTGCGGCCGCGACCCGGACACGCGGACCTGGCCGGGGCGCTGAAGTATCTCGAACCCGACATGCGAAACATTCTGGAGCGCGCGAGCGCGCGGGAAACCGCCGGCCGCGTCGCCGCCGGGGCCCTCGCGAAGGGCCTGCTGGCGGAGTTCGGCATCGGGGTTCTCGCCTACGTGGTCCGCATCGGGCCGGCCGCGGCCAAGGCGCCGGACCGCCTGGACGAGTGCCGTAAGTGCCGCGACAAAAGCGACTTATATTCACCCGACCCGAAGGCGGACGCCCGGATGAAGGCCGCCATTGACGAGGCCCGCGCCGCGGGCGATACGCTCGGCGGCATTATCGAGTGCGTCGCCACGGGCCTCATGCCCGGCCTCGGCAGCCACGTCCAATGGACGCGGAAACTGGACGGGCGACTGGCGCGGGCCGTGATGAGCATCCAGGCGATCAAAGGCGTCGAGATCGGCCTGGGTTTCGCGGCGGGCGAACGCCCGGGCAGCCAGGTGCACGATCCGATCTTCTTCGACGCTTCGCAGCGCGAAGGGCCGGGGCTGGGTTTTGTCCGGCCGACGAACGGCGCCGGCGGGTTGGAGGGCGGCATGACGACGGGCCAGCCGCTCGTCCTCCGCGCCGCGATGAAACCGATCGCGACCCTCAAGACGCCGCTCGCCTCCGTGAACCTGAAGACGAAAGCGCCCGAGCCAGCCGCTTACGAACGCAGCGACGTGTGTGCGGTTCCGGCGGCCAGCGTGATCGTCGAGGCGGTGGTGGCGACGGAACTGGCGGCGGCGCTCGTCGAGAAGTTCGGCGGCGATACCTTGCGCGAAATGAAGGCTTCCTACGAGGCGTGGCGGCGGGCGGCCTTGGAACTCTGA